One window of Neptuniibacter halophilus genomic DNA carries:
- a CDS encoding TIGR02444 family protein gives MQLNNALWQYALNFYQQPSVEPACLNLQNRYGLSINRLIFACWAGSRGIRLEPEQFAGEAQDWQETISHPLRALRYKMREMKAEKAGLETCYDKLRQAELACEQVELALLFEQVAEQPVLSADMTLVAANLRVYLQQRQVPEDEQLSALLAPLHEASLALCRANPSD, from the coding sequence ATGCAACTGAATAATGCTCTTTGGCAGTATGCCCTGAATTTTTATCAACAGCCCTCGGTGGAGCCGGCCTGCCTGAACCTGCAAAACCGGTACGGGCTGAGTATCAATCGTCTGATTTTTGCCTGTTGGGCCGGCTCCCGGGGAATTCGGCTGGAGCCTGAGCAGTTTGCCGGTGAGGCACAGGACTGGCAGGAAACGATCAGCCACCCATTACGGGCGTTACGTTACAAAATGCGTGAAATGAAGGCGGAAAAAGCCGGACTGGAAACCTGTTACGACAAACTGAGGCAGGCAGAACTGGCCTGTGAGCAGGTGGAGCTGGCGCTGTTATTTGAGCAGGTGGCTGAGCAGCCGGTGTTAAGCGCTGACATGACGCTGGTCGCTGCAAATCTGAGGGTTTATCTGCAGCAGCGGCAGGTGCCGGAAGATGAACAACTGAGTGCTTTGCTGGCGCCATTGCATGAGGCCAGTCTGGCGCTCTGCAGGGCAAATCCCTCGGATTAA
- a CDS encoding ATP-binding cassette domain-containing protein: MIQFQQVSLQRGHNQLLEQADLTLHSGWKVGLVGANGAGKSSLFKLILGELHCDSGDLDLPGGLRIAHMAQEVPSSDRSALDYVLDGDTGLRRIQQQLAAAEAAHDLHRLGELHAELDSHNGYSAQSRAAQLLAGLGFAHQDMERSVREFSGGWRIRLNLAQALMCPSDLLLLDEPTNHLDLDATIWLEQWLRQYPGMLILISHDRDFLDNVVSHITHIEHNRLHLYKGGYSAFERQRAERLAQQQSAFEKQQQRIGEIEDFVRRFRAKATKAKQAQSRLKELERMEKIAPAHVDSPFSFRFCASDKMSSPLLTLYEAQCGYPERIILDGASLTLTPGSRIGLLGPNGAGKSTLVKTLVGELGLCGGERHESENLQIGYFAQHQLEALDMHASPLLHIKRISPQASEQEVRDFLGSFGFFGDRALEPVENFSGGEKARVALSMIAWQKPNLLLMDEPTNHLDLEVRHALTMALQSFEGVLILVSHDRHLLRNTVDEFLLVANGKVEDFKGDLDDYQNWLLEEKRQAQRAEAEAYAQPENEKRSLSAAERKEQKRLAAERRNQLRPLKKQLEKLESAMETLHTQLDTVEQKLADSSLYEEANKDQLKELLQQQASLKQQAEQTEEAWMEQQEALENLEAELNEPE, translated from the coding sequence ATGATTCAGTTTCAGCAGGTCAGCTTACAACGCGGCCACAATCAATTACTAGAGCAAGCCGATCTTACCCTGCACTCAGGCTGGAAGGTCGGTCTTGTTGGTGCCAACGGGGCGGGCAAATCCTCCCTGTTCAAACTTATTCTGGGCGAGCTTCACTGCGACAGCGGAGATCTCGATCTGCCCGGAGGGCTGCGTATCGCCCATATGGCGCAGGAGGTTCCCAGCTCGGATCGATCCGCGCTGGATTATGTCCTCGATGGCGATACCGGTCTCCGCCGTATTCAGCAGCAGCTTGCGGCTGCCGAAGCTGCCCACGATCTGCATCGTCTGGGCGAGCTGCATGCGGAACTGGACAGCCACAACGGCTACAGCGCCCAGTCCCGTGCCGCCCAGCTACTCGCAGGTCTGGGTTTTGCCCATCAGGATATGGAGCGCTCGGTGCGTGAGTTTTCCGGTGGCTGGCGTATTCGCCTGAATCTGGCTCAGGCGCTGATGTGCCCGTCCGACCTGTTGCTGCTTGATGAGCCAACGAACCATCTGGATCTGGACGCCACCATCTGGCTGGAGCAGTGGCTGCGTCAGTATCCGGGGATGCTGATCCTGATCTCCCATGACCGGGATTTCCTCGACAATGTGGTCAGCCATATCACCCATATCGAACACAACCGGCTGCATCTGTATAAAGGCGGCTACTCCGCATTTGAACGGCAGCGCGCCGAACGTCTGGCCCAGCAACAATCCGCTTTTGAGAAACAGCAGCAACGGATCGGGGAGATCGAGGACTTTGTCCGCCGCTTCCGCGCCAAAGCGACCAAGGCCAAACAGGCTCAGAGCCGCCTCAAAGAACTGGAGCGGATGGAGAAGATCGCTCCGGCACACGTCGACAGCCCTTTCAGCTTCCGTTTTTGCGCCTCAGATAAGATGTCATCACCTCTGCTGACCCTCTACGAGGCACAGTGCGGCTATCCTGAACGGATCATCCTGGACGGTGCTTCACTGACCCTGACACCCGGTTCCCGGATCGGCCTGCTCGGACCGAATGGGGCGGGTAAATCCACGCTGGTCAAAACACTGGTGGGTGAACTGGGGCTTTGCGGCGGGGAACGCCATGAGAGTGAGAACCTGCAGATTGGTTACTTTGCCCAGCACCAGTTGGAGGCGCTGGATATGCACGCTTCCCCTCTGCTGCATATCAAACGAATCAGTCCGCAGGCGTCAGAGCAGGAGGTTCGCGATTTCCTCGGCTCTTTTGGCTTTTTCGGGGATCGGGCACTGGAACCTGTGGAAAACTTCTCCGGGGGTGAGAAAGCCCGGGTGGCGCTGTCGATGATCGCCTGGCAGAAACCTAATCTGCTGCTGATGGACGAGCCGACCAACCATCTGGATCTGGAAGTCCGTCATGCCCTGACCATGGCCCTGCAATCATTTGAGGGTGTACTGATTCTGGTTTCGCATGACCGCCACCTGCTGCGCAATACCGTGGATGAGTTCCTGCTCGTCGCCAACGGTAAGGTCGAGGACTTTAAAGGCGATCTGGATGATTACCAGAACTGGCTGCTGGAAGAAAAACGTCAGGCACAACGTGCCGAAGCCGAGGCCTATGCCCAACCGGAAAACGAAAAACGCTCACTCTCTGCGGCAGAACGTAAAGAGCAAAAACGTCTGGCTGCGGAACGGCGCAATCAGCTCAGGCCGCTGAAGAAGCAACTGGAAAAACTGGAATCCGCAATGGAGACACTGCACACCCAGTTGGACACGGTGGAGCAGAAACTGGCCGACAGCAGCCTGTATGAGGAAGCCAACAAAGATCAGTTGAAAGAGCTGCTGCAACAGCAGGCCAGTCTCAAACAACAGGCCGAACAAACCGAGGAGGCGTGGATGGAGCAACAGGAAGCGCTGGAAAACCTCGAAGCGGAACTCAATGAACCGGAGTGA
- a CDS encoding HDOD domain-containing protein → MENSGELQQFRLVLLHDAEGKVLALLPATSLLNLVAIWKQTGRQLQPIRGEDARRYFGQDALKYPEGQAKLLSLKLLVAPECLNVDQFELIEPHSGLSFAAIAEQLRAADRCSLALTTDEIDANQPEGDDVAVISRAVERFTALRVQQRLEDTLGLPSLSPTLKKIVELRSDPEAGVSELVPVVRLDPSLSAQVMSWAASPYYAAPGDVSSIDDAVIRVLGFDLVINMALGTAMGKMLKVPEDGPRGATPYWLQSVYNASFAEQLCRAMPETADRPQPGLVYLAALLHNFGYLVLAHLFPPHFALLSRYIEANPHFALDYIEKQVLSVTREQIGSWLLSSWDLPESVSTAIRHQNEPDYSGDHAGYVKLLYLSNRLLRQQGLSDGPLDEVPAELYAELGLKAEDVAKLLRQLMRNDEDIKTLTKQLGD, encoded by the coding sequence TTGGAAAATAGTGGTGAGTTGCAGCAGTTCAGGCTGGTGCTCTTGCATGATGCGGAAGGGAAGGTGCTCGCGTTGCTCCCCGCCACATCGTTATTGAACCTTGTTGCCATCTGGAAGCAGACCGGACGTCAGTTGCAGCCGATCAGGGGGGAAGACGCCAGACGCTATTTTGGTCAGGATGCGCTGAAATACCCTGAAGGGCAGGCTAAGTTGCTCTCCCTGAAGTTACTGGTCGCACCTGAATGCCTGAATGTGGATCAGTTTGAGTTGATCGAACCGCACTCCGGGCTCAGTTTTGCGGCGATTGCGGAACAACTGAGGGCGGCAGACCGCTGTAGCCTGGCGCTGACGACTGATGAGATCGATGCGAATCAGCCTGAGGGCGATGATGTTGCAGTGATCAGCCGGGCGGTGGAGCGATTTACTGCACTGCGGGTACAGCAGCGACTGGAAGATACGCTGGGTTTGCCCTCCCTGTCGCCGACCCTGAAAAAAATTGTTGAACTGCGTTCGGACCCGGAAGCCGGAGTGAGTGAACTGGTTCCCGTGGTCCGGCTTGATCCGAGCCTTTCGGCTCAGGTGATGAGCTGGGCTGCATCGCCTTACTATGCTGCGCCGGGCGACGTCAGTTCAATTGATGATGCAGTGATCCGGGTGCTGGGTTTTGATCTGGTGATCAATATGGCGCTGGGTACGGCGATGGGTAAGATGCTCAAGGTACCGGAAGACGGGCCGCGGGGTGCGACACCTTACTGGTTGCAATCCGTGTATAACGCCAGCTTTGCTGAACAACTGTGCCGGGCGATGCCGGAGACTGCGGATCGACCACAGCCCGGACTGGTTTATCTGGCAGCGCTGCTGCACAACTTCGGTTATCTGGTACTGGCGCATCTGTTCCCGCCACATTTTGCCCTGCTCTCCCGTTATATTGAGGCCAATCCTCACTTTGCACTGGATTATATTGAGAAACAGGTACTCAGCGTGACCCGTGAGCAGATTGGTAGCTGGCTGCTCTCAAGCTGGGATCTGCCAGAGTCGGTCAGCACCGCGATTCGTCATCAGAATGAGCCTGATTACAGCGGCGATCATGCCGGCTACGTTAAGTTACTCTATCTGAGCAATCGATTGCTGCGTCAGCAGGGGCTGAGTGATGGCCCGCTAGATGAAGTGCCGGCTGAGCTTTATGCAGAACTGGGACTGAAAGCGGAAGATGTGGCTAAACTGCTGCGTCAGTTGATGCGTAATGATGAGGATATTAAAACCCTGACTAAACAGTTGGGTGACTGA
- the ggt gene encoding gamma-glutamyltransferase, with the protein MSNNSRIEAMVNLKSFAKTGLLWVCLLFLALSLPLAAVEEDLAPEHATGQQHNQSVQADKALVVTAHPLATRAGYEVLQNGGSAADAAVAIQAMLTLVEPQSSGIGGGAFMLYWDQQAGRLHAYDGRETAPASADAKLFYRDDKPMSWPDALVGGRSVGTPGVLKLLEMAQTHHGKLPWAALFRAAIDQSRAGFSVGPRLHQLIASGINPGLDRYPQARDYFFTPAGEPLPVGYLRQNPRLADSLEQIAESGTDAFYQGPLAAAMVDRIRQVSDNPGRLSLEDLASYQAVEREPLCLPYQRFRVCGFPPPTSGGVTVLQILKLLEGFDLSQPDPLSPRFNHLFTQASRLAFADRGRYLADPDFVDVPVAGLLDPTYLQQRAALIHAQQDSGQAQPGVPENSELSRADDQSPELPSTSHFVVVDQWGNAVSVTSSIEMAFGSTLMAGGFLLNNQLTDFSFVPEQDGRAIANRVEAGKRPRSSMAPFMVFDEQGRLYAAIGSPGGSRIINYVARSLLLMLNSDLPLQEVVNQPHVSNRNGQTELEAGTTAEQLAKPLAEMGHQIKIRDLNSGLHGFRRLPQGGWESAVDNRREGQALGE; encoded by the coding sequence TTGAGCAATAATTCGCGTATTGAAGCTATGGTTAATCTGAAATCCTTCGCAAAAACAGGCCTGCTATGGGTTTGCCTGCTGTTTTTAGCTCTGAGCTTGCCGCTGGCTGCAGTTGAAGAAGATCTGGCACCGGAACATGCCACCGGTCAGCAACACAACCAATCCGTTCAGGCTGATAAGGCTCTGGTGGTCACGGCCCATCCTCTGGCGACCCGTGCCGGGTATGAGGTTCTGCAAAACGGCGGCAGCGCCGCAGATGCCGCCGTGGCCATTCAGGCGATGCTGACGCTGGTTGAACCCCAGTCTTCCGGCATCGGCGGTGGGGCATTTATGCTGTACTGGGATCAGCAAGCCGGCCGGCTTCATGCCTATGATGGCCGCGAAACCGCCCCTGCCAGCGCCGACGCTAAGCTTTTTTACCGCGATGACAAGCCGATGTCGTGGCCGGACGCACTGGTAGGCGGGCGCTCTGTCGGCACACCCGGCGTCCTGAAACTGCTGGAGATGGCCCAGACGCATCATGGCAAGCTCCCCTGGGCTGCGCTGTTCCGCGCTGCCATTGATCAATCCCGGGCCGGTTTCAGTGTCGGCCCACGCCTGCATCAGTTGATCGCCAGCGGTATCAATCCGGGGCTGGATCGCTATCCGCAGGCGCGGGACTACTTTTTCACCCCAGCCGGTGAACCTCTCCCTGTTGGCTACCTCCGTCAGAACCCTCGTCTGGCCGACTCTCTGGAGCAGATCGCAGAGTCCGGCACTGATGCGTTCTATCAGGGCCCGCTGGCAGCGGCGATGGTCGATCGCATCCGCCAGGTCAGCGATAATCCCGGGCGTCTGAGTCTGGAAGATCTGGCCAGCTATCAGGCCGTGGAGCGTGAACCGCTCTGCCTGCCCTATCAGCGTTTCAGGGTGTGCGGTTTCCCGCCACCGACCTCCGGTGGCGTTACCGTACTGCAGATTCTGAAACTGCTCGAAGGTTTCGATCTGAGTCAGCCAGATCCCCTTTCGCCGCGCTTTAATCACTTATTCACCCAGGCTTCGCGACTGGCCTTCGCTGACCGTGGCCGCTATCTGGCGGATCCGGATTTTGTCGATGTACCGGTTGCCGGACTGCTCGACCCGACTTATCTGCAACAGCGTGCTGCGCTGATTCATGCACAGCAGGACAGTGGCCAGGCACAACCCGGCGTTCCCGAAAACAGCGAGCTGAGCCGGGCCGATGATCAGTCACCGGAACTCCCCTCAACCAGCCACTTCGTCGTGGTCGACCAGTGGGGTAATGCGGTGTCCGTCACCAGCAGTATCGAGATGGCGTTTGGCTCAACCCTGATGGCCGGTGGATTCCTGCTGAATAACCAACTGACCGACTTCTCCTTTGTCCCGGAACAGGATGGGCGCGCCATCGCTAACCGGGTTGAAGCCGGCAAGCGCCCGCGCAGTTCCATGGCTCCCTTTATGGTGTTTGACGAACAGGGCAGGCTCTACGCAGCCATCGGCTCACCCGGTGGCAGCCGGATCATCAATTATGTTGCCCGTAGCCTGTTGCTGATGCTTAACAGCGACCTGCCCCTTCAGGAGGTGGTGAACCAGCCGCATGTGAGTAACCGTAACGGCCAGACCGAGCTGGAAGCAGGAACAACGGCAGAACAACTGGCCAAACCACTGGCTGAGATGGGCCATCAGATCAAAATTCGCGACCTGAACAGTGGTCTGCATGGCTTCAGGCGTCTGCCTCAAGGGGGTTGGGAAAGTGCGGTGGATAACCGCAGAGAGGGTCAGGCCCTCGGGGAATAG
- the spoT gene encoding bifunctional GTP diphosphokinase/guanosine-3',5'-bis pyrophosphate 3'-pyrophosphohydrolase, whose translation MPTIDALSQRLNDYLDPQQIQQVRRSYFYAEQAHDGQKRKSGEPYVTHPLAAANILAELRMDHQSLMAAMLHDVIEDTEISYEGIESQFGKPVADIVDGVSKLTHLEFETKAEAQASNFQKMVLAMAEDIRVILVKLADRLHNMRTLGAMPPHKQRRIARETLDIYAPIAARLGMRDVQMELEDLAFQAHYPMRARYIRRAVVQARGQRKDVISSIQETIEKRLQQEGLHGHVTGREKHLYSIYSKMKAQRKSFAEIMDVFAFRIVTDSVDDCYRTLGAVHNLYKPVHGRFKDYIAIPKANGYQSLHTDLFGARDITIEVQIRTQEMDVVASQGIAEHSHYKNDDDNDASESALGNYKRARKWVQGLLEMHQRAGNSMEFIDSVKTDLFPDEVYVFTPLGKIMELPSGATAVDFAYAVHTDVGNSCVSCRINRRLAPLSQPLKNGQTVEIITTPSAQPNMAWLNFVVTGKARTAIRHYLKNQQRHESVELGQRLLNQFLANYGATLNDIDPFKLRELLQEAELQTLDDLLEDIGLGNRMAYVVARRLRPEEDPQAAVSDESERNRRQKPMSIKGTEGMVLQYAKCCLPIPGDKIIGHISTGRGLVIHQTDCRNIGYLRDDPEKCIYLEWSDTLDEEFSVNLNTEVESHRGIIAELATSASSVGADVLAIDISEHEGQLANVHMEVTVTDRIHLARVMKKLRGLKSVNRISRA comes from the coding sequence ATGCCTACAATTGACGCACTTTCTCAACGCCTGAATGATTATCTGGATCCACAACAGATCCAGCAGGTGCGTCGTTCCTATTTCTACGCTGAGCAGGCCCATGACGGGCAGAAGCGAAAAAGCGGTGAACCCTATGTAACTCACCCTCTGGCAGCGGCGAATATTCTGGCCGAGTTGCGGATGGACCATCAGAGCCTGATGGCGGCGATGCTGCATGATGTGATCGAAGATACCGAGATCAGCTACGAGGGGATCGAGTCGCAGTTTGGTAAGCCGGTGGCAGACATTGTCGATGGGGTTTCCAAACTGACCCATCTGGAATTTGAGACCAAGGCGGAAGCTCAGGCCAGTAACTTCCAGAAGATGGTACTGGCGATGGCAGAGGATATCCGGGTTATTCTGGTTAAACTTGCCGACCGTCTGCACAATATGCGAACGCTGGGCGCTATGCCGCCGCACAAGCAGCGCCGTATCGCCCGTGAAACACTGGATATTTACGCACCGATTGCCGCCCGACTCGGGATGCGCGATGTGCAGATGGAACTGGAAGATCTCGCGTTTCAGGCCCATTATCCGATGCGCGCCAGATATATCCGACGGGCGGTGGTTCAGGCCCGTGGTCAGCGCAAGGATGTGATCAGCTCGATTCAGGAAACTATCGAGAAACGACTGCAGCAGGAGGGGCTGCATGGCCATGTCACGGGCCGCGAAAAACACCTCTACAGTATCTATTCAAAGATGAAGGCGCAGCGAAAATCGTTTGCCGAGATTATGGATGTCTTCGCCTTCCGCATCGTCACCGACTCGGTGGATGACTGCTACCGCACGCTGGGCGCAGTGCATAATCTGTATAAGCCGGTCCACGGCAGATTCAAAGACTATATCGCGATTCCTAAAGCCAATGGCTATCAGTCTCTGCACACCGATCTGTTTGGTGCGCGGGATATCACCATCGAAGTTCAGATCCGTACACAGGAGATGGATGTGGTGGCCAGTCAGGGGATCGCCGAGCACAGTCACTACAAAAACGACGATGACAACGATGCCTCAGAAAGCGCACTGGGTAACTACAAGCGCGCCCGGAAATGGGTACAGGGGTTGCTGGAGATGCATCAGCGTGCCGGTAACTCGATGGAGTTTATCGACAGCGTAAAAACCGACCTGTTTCCGGATGAAGTCTACGTATTCACCCCGCTGGGGAAAATCATGGAGCTGCCAAGCGGTGCCACCGCCGTGGATTTCGCCTATGCGGTGCATACCGATGTGGGTAACTCCTGTGTCTCCTGCCGAATCAACCGCCGTCTGGCGCCCTTGTCTCAGCCGCTGAAAAATGGTCAGACCGTAGAGATCATCACCACCCCAAGCGCGCAGCCGAACATGGCCTGGCTGAACTTTGTGGTGACCGGTAAAGCGCGTACAGCGATCCGGCACTATCTGAAAAATCAGCAGCGTCACGAGTCGGTGGAGCTGGGCCAGCGTCTGCTGAATCAGTTCCTCGCCAACTATGGTGCAACCCTGAACGATATTGATCCGTTTAAACTGCGTGAGCTGTTGCAGGAAGCGGAGCTGCAGACGCTGGATGATCTGCTGGAAGATATCGGTCTGGGCAATCGCATGGCGTATGTGGTGGCCCGCCGTCTGCGACCGGAGGAAGATCCTCAGGCTGCAGTCAGCGACGAAAGCGAACGTAACCGCCGCCAGAAACCGATGTCGATCAAGGGCACCGAGGGGATGGTGCTGCAGTATGCCAAGTGCTGTTTGCCGATTCCCGGCGATAAGATTATCGGCCATATCAGTACCGGTCGTGGTCTGGTGATTCACCAGACCGACTGCCGGAATATCGGTTATCTGCGCGATGATCCGGAAAAATGTATCTATCTGGAATGGTCCGATACGCTGGATGAGGAGTTCAGCGTGAATCTGAATACCGAGGTCGAATCCCATCGCGGGATAATTGCCGAGCTGGCGACCTCTGCTTCCAGCGTTGGGGCAGATGTGCTGGCGATTGATATCAGCGAACACGAAGGCCAGTTGGCCAACGTGCATATGGAAGTGACCGTTACCGACCGGATCCATCTGGCCCGGGTAATGAAGAAACTGCGCGGCCTGAAGAGCGTTAACCGGATCAGCCGGGCCTGA
- the rpoZ gene encoding DNA-directed RNA polymerase subunit omega, which yields MARVTVEDCLENVDNRFQLVMVAAKRARQLATGGKEPKVEWENDKPTVVALREIAEGHTTRNVLDEIDQD from the coding sequence ATGGCTCGAGTTACCGTTGAAGATTGCCTGGAAAACGTAGATAACCGTTTCCAGCTCGTTATGGTTGCTGCTAAACGTGCACGTCAGCTGGCGACTGGCGGTAAAGAACCCAAAGTAGAGTGGGAAAACGACAAGCCAACCGTGGTTGCGCTGCGTGAGATCGCTGAGGGTCACACCACCCGTAACGTTCTGGACGAAATCGACCAGGACTAA
- the gmk gene encoding guanylate kinase, whose translation MAKGTLYVVSAPSGAGKTSLVKAMLEQDKKIVVSVSHTTRPMRPGEQDGVDYNFVSMETFNQMIEDADFLEFAEVFTNKYGTSQRWVEQQLEQGLDVILEIDWQGAQQVRRLMPDCRSVFILPPSREALQQRLTGRGQDSEDVIALRMSEAASEMSHYGEYDYLVINDEFDTALEELHAVFLAQRLQIGKQQKQQAELLAQLLS comes from the coding sequence ATGGCTAAAGGCACTTTGTACGTAGTTTCTGCACCTTCGGGTGCCGGTAAAACCAGCCTGGTGAAAGCTATGCTGGAACAAGACAAAAAGATTGTGGTTTCCGTATCACACACCACACGGCCGATGCGTCCGGGTGAGCAAGATGGCGTGGATTACAACTTTGTCTCCATGGAAACGTTCAATCAGATGATTGAGGATGCCGACTTTCTCGAATTTGCCGAGGTCTTCACCAATAAATACGGCACCTCACAGCGCTGGGTTGAACAGCAACTGGAGCAGGGGCTGGATGTGATTCTTGAGATCGACTGGCAGGGGGCGCAGCAGGTGCGTCGTCTGATGCCGGACTGTCGCTCTGTGTTTATTCTTCCGCCCTCCCGTGAAGCGCTGCAGCAGCGCCTGACCGGTCGCGGTCAGGACAGTGAGGATGTGATTGCCCTGCGTATGTCCGAGGCGGCCAGCGAGATGAGCCATTATGGCGAGTACGATTATCTGGTCATTAATGATGAGTTCGACACTGCACTGGAGGAGCTGCACGCGGTATTTCTGGCTCAGCGTCTGCAGATTGGTAAGCAGCAGAAACAGCAGGCGGAGCTGCTGGCTCAACTCTTGTCATAA
- a CDS encoding peptidoglycan DD-metalloendopeptidase family protein: MRWISASASFVTALPRLHQKSLVALATTLLLVAAFLPSSDSPYSSTPLPLDHLVDSVIPEPEVMELSRSMLRAPWAFDKVPSGETLLVPAPGQGANSYQYIVRKGDTLGKIFERLQLPQKTMYELLETDLNVLALDNLMPGHTLVFEKQDQALLRLELQFSLAHKVVYQRKDDGFEFEEVRLEGDWKEQLVSGEILYSFTGSGQKAGLTQAEAQSITQVLKERVDFRRDIQKGDKFEVLVSRQFIDGEATGNTKVQAIRIKNRHNISAFLFEDNYYDEKGRNLEKAFQRYPFNGNYRLSSHFNPRRRHPVTGLIRPHNGTDFAMRKGSPVVSTGDGVVSRVVRHKYAGLYIEIKHGQSYKTRYLHLNKSYVVKGQRVKRGQKIAQSGNSGRSTGPHLHFELHKNGRPVNAMKAKIPIAVSLTGKKKAAFKRQLDQYLARLEAPENEQLALNQSEKSGTGQTTL, translated from the coding sequence ATGCGCTGGATTTCAGCCTCAGCAAGTTTTGTTACAGCTCTGCCACGACTTCACCAGAAGTCTCTGGTAGCTCTAGCCACCACGCTGCTTTTGGTGGCCGCTTTTCTGCCCTCTTCTGACAGCCCCTATTCAAGCACGCCCCTGCCTCTGGATCATCTGGTCGACAGTGTCATCCCTGAACCCGAGGTAATGGAGCTTAGCCGCAGCATGCTGCGCGCGCCCTGGGCCTTCGATAAAGTGCCCAGTGGTGAGACCCTGCTGGTGCCGGCACCGGGTCAGGGTGCTAACAGTTATCAGTACATAGTCCGCAAAGGCGACACGCTGGGTAAGATCTTCGAACGTCTGCAGTTACCACAGAAAACCATGTACGAACTGCTGGAAACTGACCTTAACGTCCTCGCTCTGGACAACCTGATGCCCGGCCATACGCTGGTCTTCGAAAAACAGGATCAGGCACTGCTACGTCTGGAGCTGCAGTTCAGTCTCGCGCATAAAGTGGTTTATCAGCGCAAAGATGACGGCTTCGAATTTGAAGAAGTTCGTCTCGAAGGTGACTGGAAAGAACAACTGGTCAGCGGCGAAATCCTCTACAGTTTTACCGGCTCCGGCCAGAAAGCCGGTCTCACCCAGGCAGAAGCCCAGAGTATTACGCAGGTTCTGAAAGAGCGGGTCGATTTCCGTCGCGATATTCAGAAAGGCGATAAATTCGAAGTGCTGGTATCTCGTCAGTTTATTGATGGCGAAGCCACCGGCAACACCAAGGTTCAGGCGATCCGGATTAAGAACCGCCACAATATCAGCGCCTTCCTGTTTGAGGACAACTATTACGATGAGAAAGGCCGTAATCTGGAAAAAGCCTTCCAGCGCTATCCGTTTAACGGCAACTACCGTCTCAGTTCTCACTTCAACCCGCGCCGCCGGCACCCGGTTACCGGTCTGATCCGCCCCCACAACGGTACCGACTTTGCCATGCGTAAAGGCTCCCCGGTGGTATCAACCGGCGACGGCGTGGTCAGCCGCGTGGTTCGTCATAAATACGCCGGCCTCTATATCGAGATCAAACACGGTCAGAGCTACAAAACGCGCTATCTGCACCTGAACAAATCTTACGTCGTCAAAGGGCAGCGGGTTAAACGCGGGCAGAAGATTGCACAGTCCGGTAACTCCGGTCGCTCTACCGGGCCACACCTGCACTTTGAACTGCATAAGAATGGTCGTCCGGTAAACGCCATGAAGGCGAAGATTCCGATTGCCGTCTCGCTCACCGGTAAGAAGAAAGCGGCGTTCAAACGCCAGTTGGATCAGTATCTGGCACGCCTCGAAGCGCCAGAGAACGAGCAACTGGCGCTGAATCAGTCTGAAAAGTCCGGCACCGGCCAGACTACGCTTTAG